In Canis lupus familiaris isolate Mischka breed German Shepherd chromosome 9, alternate assembly UU_Cfam_GSD_1.0, whole genome shotgun sequence, a single window of DNA contains:
- the LHX3 gene encoding LIM/homeobox protein Lhx3 (The RefSeq protein has 1 substitution compared to this genomic sequence) translates to MEARGELGPGRESAGGDLLLALLARREDLRREIPLCAGCDQHILDRFILKALDRHWHSKCLKCTDCHTPLAERCFSRGESVYCKDDFFKRFGTKCAACQLGIPPTQVVRRAQDFVYHLHCFACVVCKRQLATGDEFYLMEDSRLVCKADYETAKQREAEATAKRPRTTITAKQLETLKSAYNTSPKPARHVREQLSSETGLDMRVVQVWFQNRRAKEKRLKKDAGRQRWGPYFRSMKRARGGPKSDKDSVQEEGQDSDADVSFTDEPTMADLGPANGLYSSLGEPTSALGRPAGAPGSFPLEHGGLAGPEQYRELRPSSPYGVPPSPAALQSLPGPQPLLSSLVYPDASLGLVPSGTPGGPPPMRVLAGNGPSSDLSTGSSGGYPDFPASPASWLDEVDHGQF, encoded by the exons ATGGAGGCGCGCGGGGAGCTGGGCCCGGGCCGCGAGTCGGCGGGTGGAGACCTGCTGCTGGCGCTGCTGGCGCGGAGGGAGGACCTACGCCGAG AGATCCCGCTGTGCGCCGGCTGCGACCAGCACATCCTGGACCGCTTCATCCTCAAGGCACTGGACCGCCACTGGCACAGCAAGTGCCTCAAGTGCACGGACTGCCACACGCCCCTGGCCGAGCGTTGCTTCAGCCGCGGGGAGAGCGTCTACTGCAAGGACGACTTCTTCAA GCGATTCGGGACCAAGTGCGCCGCGTGCCAGCTGGGCATCCCGCCCACGCAGGTGGTGCGCCGCGCCCAGGACTTCGTGTACCACCTGCACTGCTTCGCCTGCGTCGTGTGCAAGCGGCAGCTGGCCACAGGCGACGAGTTCTACCTCATGGAAGACAGCCGGCTCGTGTGCAAGGCGGATTACGAGACGGCCAAGCAGCGCG AGGCGGAGGCCACGGCCAAGCGGCCGCGCACGACCATCACGGCCAAGCAGCTGGAGACCTTGAAGAGCGCCTACAACACGTCGCCCAAGCCGGCGCGCCACGTGCGCGAGCAGCTGTCGTCGGAGACGGGCCTGGACATGCGGGtcgtgcag gtGTGGTTCCAGAACCGCCGCGCCAAGGAAAAGCGGCTCAAGAAGGATGCGGGCCGGCAGCGCTGGGGCCCGTACTTCCGCAGCATGAAGCGCGCCCGCGGCGGCCCCAAGTCGGACAAGGACAGCgtccaggaggaggggcaggacaGCGACGCCGACGTCTCCTTCACGG ATGAGCCGACCATGGCTGACCTGGGCCCTGCCAACGGCCTCTACAACAGCCTGGGGGAGCCCACCTCAGCCCTGGGCAGGCCTGCGGGAGCCCCAGGCAGCTTCCCACTGGAGCACGGAGGCCTGGCCGGCCCGGAGCAGTACCGTGAGCTGCGCCCCAGCAGCCCCTATGGGGTCCCCCCGTCCCCAGCTGCCCTGCAGAgcctccctggcccccagccccttcTCTCTAGCTTAGTATATCCAGATGCCAGCTTGGGCCTGGTGCCCTCGGGCACCCCAGGTGGGCCCCCACCCATGAGGGTGCTGGCCGGAAACGGACCCAGCTCCGACCTGTCCACAGGGAGCAGTGGGGGCTACCCCGACTTCCCCGCTAGCCCCGCCTCCTGGCTGGATGAGGTTGACCACGGCCAGTTCTGA